From the genome of Cytobacillus luteolus, one region includes:
- the aroA gene encoding 3-phosphoshikimate 1-carboxyvinyltransferase: MQTKQLHTKVNKLTGVLTIPGDKSISHRAVMFGSIAKGKTTVLNFLEGEDCLSTIDCFRKMGVDISKESDSVVINGRGFEGLQEPTEILNVGNSGTTTRLLLGMLAGTPFHSCLIGDESIAKRPMKRVTNPLRDMGAFIDGREDGNYTPISIRGGTLKPIRYNSPVASAQVKSAILLAGLQCEGTTSVTEPHKSRDHTERMLRAFGGEVEENGLTCSINGGQQLRGINIHVPGDISSAAFFLVAGAIVPNSSITLHRVGLNPTRTGIIDVLKEMGADLTIENEQIEHFEPVGDINIKTSSLKGIEISGDIIPRLIDEIPIIALLATQASGDTIIKDASELKVKETNRIDTVVTELKKLGASIESTDDGMIIHGQTGKLTGTTVDSYGDHRIGMMLAIAACIAEGQMTLKDPDAIAVSYPMFFEHLNSLID, translated from the coding sequence ATGCAAACAAAGCAATTACATACAAAAGTAAACAAACTTACTGGGGTGTTAACAATACCCGGAGATAAATCAATTTCACATCGAGCAGTTATGTTTGGTTCGATTGCAAAAGGTAAAACAACAGTCTTAAATTTTTTAGAAGGTGAAGATTGTTTAAGTACAATTGATTGTTTTCGAAAAATGGGAGTCGATATCTCAAAGGAGTCTGATTCTGTTGTAATAAATGGACGAGGGTTTGAGGGACTTCAGGAACCAACTGAGATTTTGAATGTAGGTAATTCAGGTACAACTACTAGACTTCTTCTAGGAATGTTAGCGGGAACCCCCTTCCATAGTTGCCTTATTGGAGATGAATCGATCGCGAAAAGGCCAATGAAGAGAGTTACTAATCCACTACGCGATATGGGTGCTTTTATAGATGGACGAGAGGATGGAAATTATACCCCTATTTCTATTAGAGGAGGAACGTTAAAGCCTATTCGATACAACTCTCCGGTTGCAAGTGCCCAGGTAAAATCGGCTATTCTTTTAGCTGGGTTACAATGTGAAGGGACAACTTCAGTTACCGAACCACACAAAAGCAGAGACCATACAGAAAGAATGCTTCGAGCCTTTGGTGGAGAAGTTGAGGAAAATGGGTTAACTTGTTCTATAAACGGAGGCCAACAACTTCGTGGGATTAACATACATGTACCAGGCGATATTTCTTCTGCAGCCTTTTTTCTAGTTGCTGGTGCGATTGTTCCTAATAGCTCAATAACCTTACATAGAGTGGGTTTAAATCCAACGAGAACAGGGATTATTGATGTATTGAAAGAGATGGGTGCAGATTTAACGATTGAGAATGAACAAATCGAGCATTTTGAACCAGTTGGAGATATCAATATAAAAACTTCGTCCTTAAAGGGAATTGAAATTTCAGGTGATATTATACCAAGATTGATAGATGAAATACCTATTATTGCTCTACTAGCTACACAAGCATCAGGGGACACAATTATAAAAGATGCTAGTGAACTAAAAGTTAAGGAAACAAACCGAATAGATACAGTGGTAACAGAGTTGAAGAAGTTAGGCGCTTCAATTGAATCAACAGACGATGGAATGATAATACACGGTCAAACAGGAAAATTAACAGGGACTACAGTTGATAGCTACGGAGACCATCGAATAGGCATGATGCTAGCAATAGCTGCCTGCATTGCAGAAGGACAAATGACCCTAAAAGACCCCGACGCAATTGCAGTATCCTACCCAATGTTTTTTGAACACTTAAATTCATTAATTGATTAA
- a CDS encoding ubiquinol-cytochrome c reductase iron-sulfur subunit, with product MSEKKHRVSRRQFLNYTLTGVGGFMAAGMLMPMVRFAVDPVLKPSAEQDLVQVVSVDEITSEPQRFDFKIDQIDAWYESVEPRSAWVYKDESGKIIALSPVCKHLGCVVDWNTDPANENMFFCPCHYGLYEKDGTNVPGTPPIAPLDVFIHEVKDGYLYLGKAKPRGGA from the coding sequence ATGAGCGAGAAAAAACACCGTGTATCAAGACGTCAATTCCTTAACTATACCCTTACTGGTGTAGGTGGATTTATGGCTGCTGGAATGCTTATGCCGATGGTTCGTTTTGCAGTTGATCCAGTATTAAAGCCTTCTGCTGAGCAGGATTTAGTACAAGTTGTAAGTGTTGATGAAATCACAAGTGAACCACAACGCTTTGACTTCAAAATTGATCAAATTGATGCTTGGTATGAATCAGTAGAACCTAGATCAGCATGGGTGTACAAAGATGAAAGTGGTAAAATAATTGCACTTTCACCTGTCTGTAAACACTTAGGTTGTGTTGTTGACTGGAATACAGATCCAGCAAACGAAAATATGTTCTTCTGTCCGTGTCACTATGGTCTATATGAAAAAGATGGAACGAATGTACCAGGAACACCACCTATTGCTCCTTTAGACGTGTTTATACACGAAGTAAAGGATGGCTATTTATATTTAGGAAAAGCGAAACCACGAGGAGGGGCGTAA
- a CDS encoding YitT family protein, with product MLGLKFKNIIFIILGTIIFAFGLVHFNMQNNLAEGGFTGITLLLYFVWNFDPAISNLVLNIPLFFIGWKLLGRTSFLYTILGTVGLSVFLWIFQRYQIQMPLHDDLTLAALFAGIFIGVGLGIIFRYGGTTGGVDIIARLVHKYVGWSMGKTMFLFDACVITLSLITYLTYREAMYTLVAVFVGARVIDFMQEGAYSAKGATIISDKNEEIAARIMSEMERGVTVLKGQGSFSKQERDILYCVVGRNEIVRLKNVINSIDPHAFVAVSDVRDVLGEGFTLDENKKPIER from the coding sequence CTGTTAGGTCTAAAATTTAAAAATATAATCTTTATTATTTTAGGAACCATTATTTTTGCCTTTGGTCTTGTTCATTTTAACATGCAGAACAATTTAGCAGAAGGCGGTTTTACAGGGATTACACTACTCCTTTATTTCGTTTGGAATTTTGACCCTGCAATAAGTAACCTTGTGCTGAACATTCCTCTTTTCTTTATTGGGTGGAAGTTACTAGGAAGGACCTCTTTTCTCTATACGATTTTAGGTACAGTCGGTCTATCCGTTTTCCTTTGGATATTTCAAAGATATCAAATTCAGATGCCGCTTCATGATGACCTTACCTTAGCTGCTCTATTTGCAGGGATTTTTATTGGTGTAGGATTAGGTATCATTTTTAGATATGGCGGAACGACTGGTGGAGTAGATATCATCGCAAGGCTTGTACATAAATATGTGGGCTGGAGTATGGGAAAGACAATGTTTCTTTTTGATGCATGTGTCATAACTTTATCCCTAATCACATACTTAACTTATCGCGAGGCAATGTATACACTTGTTGCTGTTTTTGTGGGAGCAAGAGTAATTGACTTCATGCAAGAAGGAGCTTATTCCGCTAAAGGGGCCACTATTATATCAGACAAAAACGAAGAAATCGCAGCTAGAATCATGAGCGAAATGGAACGTGGAGTAACGGTATTAAAAGGCCAAGGCTCGTTTTCAAAGCAAGAACGTGATATCTTATATTGTGTAGTAGGTAGGAATGAAATTGTCCGTCTAAAGAATGTAATTAATTCGATAGACCCGCATGCTTTTGTCGCAGTAAGTGATGTACGTGATGTGCTTGGAGAAGGCTTTACACTCGATGAAAATAAAAAACCAATTGAACGATGA
- the ypjB gene encoding sporulation protein YpjB has translation MKFRILSVLFIFILLLPNLTNAESTDNWAKLDELSGQALLMVKQERYEEAKQLLQQFSNDFLLNFRNGTFSMDELRVITVTHNSALEAVTSTSNNYDERLTKVTQFRLVVDAISSEHQPLWTEMEDSIMTTFSVMKQHVLEDGNSQSYQHQLNIFLKKFDIIHPSIQVDLPSSQIQKMDSHIHFLDSYRNEGLKKSTRIQQMEQMELDLKELFDKMTEDEADPSLIWVMISTGSVIILTLSYVGWRKYKGDKQKKLPKRDTEE, from the coding sequence ATGAAGTTTAGAATCTTATCTGTACTTTTTATTTTTATTTTACTACTACCCAATTTGACTAATGCTGAATCCACAGATAACTGGGCGAAGTTAGATGAATTATCTGGGCAAGCTCTATTAATGGTAAAACAAGAACGATATGAGGAAGCGAAGCAGCTATTACAACAGTTTTCAAATGACTTTTTACTCAATTTTCGAAATGGAACTTTTTCAATGGATGAATTACGAGTAATTACAGTCACTCATAATAGTGCATTAGAAGCTGTTACCTCCACTTCAAATAATTATGATGAAAGATTAACAAAAGTTACTCAATTTAGACTTGTAGTTGATGCGATAAGCTCTGAGCATCAACCTTTATGGACTGAGATGGAAGACTCGATTATGACTACTTTTAGCGTCATGAAACAGCATGTTCTTGAAGATGGGAACAGTCAGTCTTATCAGCATCAATTGAATATTTTCTTGAAAAAGTTTGATATAATACATCCAAGTATTCAAGTGGATTTACCTTCAAGCCAAATTCAGAAAATGGATTCTCATATTCATTTTTTAGATAGTTATCGAAACGAAGGATTAAAAAAATCGACTAGAATTCAACAAATGGAACAAATGGAACTGGATCTTAAGGAATTATTTGATAAGATGACAGAGGATGAAGCTGACCCTTCTCTAATTTGGGTTATGATTTCAACAGGAAGTGTAATCATTCTTACATTATCTTACGTAGGTTGGAGAAAATACAAAGGGGATAAGCAAAAAAAGCTACCAAAAAGGGACACTGAAGAGTAA
- a CDS encoding zinc metallopeptidase yields the protein MFLIYFAIIIIVPLWAQMKVKSTYKKYSQVPSSSGMTGAQVARKILDDNGLYNVAVEETPGFLSDHYDPRSKVVRLSSGNFHGDSIAGAAVAAHEVGHAMQDQEEYAFLRFRHALVPVASFGSNISWILIIVGMLAGLADLLLFGIIFMAAAVLFQVVTLPVEFNASSRAMEQIVSAGVIRNDEERETRKVLNAAAMTYVAAAAVAVLELLRLVLLYTGMTREE from the coding sequence ATGTTCTTAATTTATTTTGCAATTATCATTATTGTACCTCTGTGGGCCCAGATGAAAGTTAAGAGTACATATAAGAAGTACTCACAGGTACCATCTTCTTCTGGAATGACAGGAGCTCAAGTAGCAAGAAAAATATTAGATGATAATGGTTTATATAATGTAGCAGTTGAAGAAACACCAGGTTTTCTTTCTGACCATTATGACCCACGTAGTAAAGTAGTTCGTCTATCTTCGGGGAATTTTCATGGTGATTCGATCGCAGGAGCGGCGGTTGCTGCTCACGAGGTAGGTCATGCAATGCAGGATCAAGAGGAATATGCTTTTTTACGATTTAGACATGCATTAGTTCCAGTAGCTAGCTTTGGTTCAAACATTTCGTGGATATTAATCATAGTTGGAATGTTGGCTGGGCTAGCCGATTTATTGTTATTTGGAATTATTTTTATGGCTGCCGCAGTCTTATTTCAAGTTGTAACACTTCCAGTAGAGTTCAATGCTTCTAGCCGTGCAATGGAGCAAATTGTTTCGGCAGGGGTTATTAGAAACGATGAAGAGCGTGAAACGAGAAAGGTGTTAAATGCTGCTGCGATGACCTATGTGGCCGCTGCTGCAGTAGCTGTTCTTGAGTTACTGAGACTAGTTTTACTTTATACTGGAATGACCCGAGAAGAATAA
- a CDS encoding DUF1405 domain-containing protein, whose translation MKSIIYLLGQRWVLLTLLIINIAGTIYGYIWYESQLAITPSKFLVFVPDSPTASLFFVFVLIAFLLKKNWPLIEALAIITLFKYGIWAVVMNLLVLAVSGELGIAGYMLVFSHFGMAVQGLLYAPYYRIKPIHLIIAAVWTLHNDVIDYVFFMMPQYRVLNDFMPQIGYFTFWLSITALFLTYFFCIRKNRLQLNLPHNFK comes from the coding sequence ATGAAATCAATAATCTATTTGTTAGGTCAAAGATGGGTATTGTTAACACTTCTTATTATTAATATCGCTGGTACTATTTATGGCTATATTTGGTATGAAAGTCAATTAGCAATTACTCCTTCAAAATTTTTAGTGTTTGTACCAGATAGTCCAACTGCAAGTTTGTTTTTTGTCTTTGTATTAATTGCCTTTTTATTAAAGAAAAATTGGCCTTTAATTGAAGCCCTGGCTATTATTACCTTGTTTAAATATGGTATTTGGGCCGTTGTTATGAATTTGCTGGTGTTGGCAGTTTCTGGTGAACTAGGAATTGCTGGTTATATGTTAGTATTCTCTCATTTTGGAATGGCAGTTCAGGGCTTGTTATATGCACCATATTATCGGATTAAGCCAATCCATCTTATAATAGCTGCTGTTTGGACATTACATAATGATGTGATTGATTATGTGTTTTTTATGATGCCACAGTATAGAGTGTTAAACGACTTCATGCCGCAAATTGGCTATTTTACATTTTGGCTAAGTATTACTGCACTATTTCTTACTTATTTCTTTTGCATCCGTAAGAATAGATTACAATTGAATTTGCCGCATAATTTTAAGTGA
- a CDS encoding ReoY family proteolytic degradation factor — translation MTTPVSVNEKKDFIRWFLNNYQLKRRECVWILNYLMSHDQLMKNVHFVEQAQYCPRGIIMSTHCVDDVPFRFYKENVMTTDAEKSFHDIRLNRDEEIYIQLNFRSSFHSPQYVAVLEENPYMPKHLQVNEKDEMIAERFLELSIQTFQKQKLLKLIDEALDKQNIDEFNRLTDQLKKYTT, via the coding sequence ATGACTACCCCTGTATCTGTCAACGAGAAGAAAGATTTTATTCGCTGGTTTCTGAATAACTATCAATTAAAAAGAAGAGAATGTGTTTGGATTTTAAACTATTTAATGAGTCATGATCAGTTAATGAAAAATGTGCATTTTGTTGAACAGGCACAATATTGTCCTAGAGGGATCATCATGTCCACACATTGTGTGGATGATGTGCCATTCCGATTCTACAAGGAAAATGTGATGACCACTGACGCAGAGAAATCGTTTCATGATATCCGTCTGAATCGTGATGAAGAAATCTACATCCAATTAAATTTTCGTTCTTCCTTTCATTCGCCGCAATATGTAGCGGTGCTAGAAGAAAACCCATACATGCCAAAACATCTACAAGTCAACGAAAAGGATGAAATGATTGCAGAAAGATTCCTTGAATTATCTATACAAACATTTCAGAAACAAAAGTTACTAAAGCTTATTGATGAAGCATTAGATAAGCAAAATATTGACGAATTTAACAGGTTAACAGACCAACTGAAAAAATACACAACATGA
- a CDS encoding YpiF family protein, whose amino-acid sequence MKWVTRDIDLYLQAKEYVDTAIIPLIPVTWENDVKTTVAMGEFITILTNEMERQFKGRIILFPPFTYTARESVESRIERLTTWTSELSERGMKYFFFVSSDSIWKQHEEQLETGSLIWLPSLPLEYVEEKYKQAMLQDQMKQLITIFMSIWQKSND is encoded by the coding sequence ATGAAGTGGGTTACGAGAGATATTGATTTATATTTGCAAGCCAAGGAGTATGTAGATACTGCAATTATACCCTTAATTCCTGTAACTTGGGAAAATGATGTGAAGACAACAGTTGCAATGGGGGAGTTTATTACGATCCTCACAAACGAGATGGAACGACAATTTAAAGGAAGAATTATTCTTTTTCCCCCTTTTACATATACCGCCCGTGAAAGTGTTGAGTCTCGAATTGAGAGGTTAACTACTTGGACTTCAGAGTTATCAGAAAGAGGAATGAAATACTTCTTTTTTGTCTCGTCCGATAGTATATGGAAACAACACGAGGAACAATTGGAAACGGGTTCTTTAATCTGGTTACCTAGCCTACCACTTGAATATGTAGAGGAGAAATATAAACAAGCTATGCTTCAAGACCAGATGAAACAATTGATTACTATATTTATGTCAATCTGGCAAAAAAGCAATGACTAA
- the qcrB gene encoding menaquinol-cytochrome c reductase cytochrome b subunit, translating into MLNKIYDWVDERLDITPMWRDIADHEVPEHVNPAHHFSAFVYCFGGLTFFVTVIQILSGMFLTMYYVPDIKNAWESVYYLQNEVAFGQIVRGMHHWGASLVIVMMFLHTLRVFFQGAYKKPRELNWVVGVLIFFVMLGLGFTGYLLPWDMKALFATKVGLQIAEATPLIGTQIKTLLAGHPEIVGAQTLTRFFAIHVFFLPAALFGLMAAHFVMIRKQGISGPL; encoded by the coding sequence ATGCTTAATAAGATTTATGACTGGGTTGATGAGCGTTTAGATATTACCCCTATGTGGCGTGATATTGCTGATCATGAAGTTCCAGAACACGTTAACCCTGCACATCATTTCTCAGCGTTCGTATATTGTTTTGGCGGATTAACATTCTTTGTTACCGTTATTCAAATTTTATCTGGAATGTTCCTAACAATGTATTATGTTCCAGATATTAAGAATGCTTGGGAATCTGTATACTATCTACAAAATGAAGTGGCGTTTGGTCAAATTGTCCGCGGAATGCATCACTGGGGAGCTAGCTTGGTAATCGTAATGATGTTCCTACATACTCTTCGTGTTTTCTTCCAAGGTGCTTACAAAAAGCCACGTGAATTAAACTGGGTAGTTGGGGTATTAATTTTCTTTGTTATGTTAGGATTAGGATTTACAGGTTATCTATTACCTTGGGATATGAAAGCTTTATTCGCAACAAAAGTAGGATTACAGATTGCTGAAGCTACTCCATTAATAGGTACACAAATTAAAACATTACTTGCTGGACATCCTGAGATTGTTGGTGCTCAAACACTGACGAGATTCTTTGCGATTCATGTATTCTTCTTACCTGCGGCCTTATTTGGTTTAATGGCGGCTCACTTTGTCATGATTCGTAAACAAGGTATCTCTGGCCCACTATAA
- a CDS encoding tetratricopeptide repeat protein, whose translation MNNLDVAIDLVDNGEIEKGLESLDEILKSCDDQEKYIIAEHFYRWGFLERAKKIVEILHEFYPDESELTLLLADILIDLDEEEDAIEALNLISEDDPSYVQALLLLGDLYQMQGLFEVCEQKLLLAKNKLPNEPIIDFALAEFYLSQGDYKKSVTLYKEVVKEQEIIGGINVNSRIAESLSAAGEFEEALPFYRLAVIDKPDIDTLFRYGFTAYQAAQYKTAIEAFLQLKEMDAEYTSLYLYLSKAYEHEGMLEESYRITMDGLKMDDFNKELHLYAAKISMKTSKSEEVEKHLREAIALDPGYFEAIHMLTKFLFKEERYEEVVECIEQVSSYGEYDPQFDWDLGHAKNKLEQFSDALNHYRHAYTSFKDDVEFLEEYGYFLLEEGKHEDSIQLFKRLMVLDPTRVDIEEMLLGLE comes from the coding sequence ATGAATAACTTAGATGTAGCAATTGATTTAGTAGATAACGGTGAAATTGAAAAAGGACTTGAAAGCCTCGATGAAATTCTAAAAAGTTGTGATGATCAGGAAAAATATATAATTGCAGAACATTTCTATAGATGGGGTTTTCTAGAGAGAGCAAAAAAAATAGTTGAAATTCTTCACGAATTTTACCCAGATGAGAGTGAGTTAACCCTACTTTTAGCTGATATCTTAATTGATCTGGACGAGGAAGAAGATGCAATTGAAGCATTAAACTTAATATCTGAAGATGATCCTTCTTACGTCCAAGCATTGTTGCTTCTAGGGGATCTTTATCAAATGCAAGGTTTATTCGAAGTTTGTGAACAAAAGCTTCTGCTTGCTAAGAATAAGCTTCCCAATGAGCCAATCATTGACTTTGCATTGGCAGAGTTTTATTTAAGTCAAGGAGATTATAAGAAGAGTGTTACCCTTTATAAAGAGGTAGTTAAAGAGCAGGAGATTATTGGAGGTATAAATGTTAACAGCCGAATTGCTGAAAGCTTGAGTGCTGCTGGAGAGTTTGAAGAAGCTCTACCATTTTACCGCCTAGCAGTAATTGATAAACCTGACATTGACACATTGTTTCGCTATGGTTTCACTGCCTATCAGGCAGCACAATATAAGACTGCAATCGAGGCTTTCCTTCAACTTAAGGAAATGGACGCAGAATATACATCTCTGTACCTATATTTAAGTAAAGCCTATGAACATGAAGGGATGCTTGAAGAAAGTTATAGAATAACAATGGACGGTTTAAAGATGGATGACTTTAATAAGGAACTCCATCTATATGCTGCTAAAATATCCATGAAGACTAGTAAATCAGAAGAAGTAGAAAAACATTTGAGGGAAGCAATTGCATTAGACCCTGGATATTTTGAAGCAATTCATATGTTAACAAAGTTCTTATTTAAAGAAGAGCGATACGAAGAGGTAGTCGAATGTATTGAGCAGGTTTCATCCTACGGAGAGTATGATCCTCAGTTTGATTGGGATTTGGGTCATGCAAAAAACAAATTAGAACAATTTTCTGACGCATTAAATCATTATCGTCATGCATATACTTCTTTTAAGGATGATGTAGAGTTTCTTGAGGAGTATGGTTACTTTCTACTTGAAGAAGGAAAACATGAGGATTCTATCCAATTATTTAAGCGTTTGATGGTGCTCGACCCTACAAGGGTAGATATTGAGGAAATGTTACTTGGTTTAGAATGA
- the hisC gene encoding histidinol-phosphate transaminase — protein MKVKNQLLQLKPYLPGKSVDAVKKEYGLEKITKLASNENPFGTSEKAKMAIFNCVDSLVSYPDGYSTNVREKVAKHLGVDESQIIFGNGSDEVIQIICRSYLSAGKNTVSAWPTFSQYRHNAIIEGAEVREVPLQNGKHDLEGMLASVDNDTSVVWVCNPNNPSGTYVNNQELVSFLDKIPSHVLVVIDEAYFEYVTAEDYPETIKLLKNYRNLIILRTFSKAYGLAALRIGYGVASSQLIKEIEPAREPFNNNKLAQAAAAAAMEDQEFILDCKRKNKEGLEQYYAFCSKHNLSYYKSEGNFILIDFNRQGDEVFQYLLERGYIVRSGNALGFPTAIRITIGTQEQNEGIISTLTEMLEENNVVC, from the coding sequence ATGAAAGTGAAAAATCAGTTATTACAGTTAAAGCCTTACCTGCCTGGAAAATCAGTTGATGCAGTTAAAAAGGAATACGGCTTAGAAAAAATTACGAAGCTTGCATCAAATGAGAATCCTTTTGGAACCTCTGAAAAAGCAAAAATGGCTATATTTAATTGCGTTGATTCTCTCGTATCATATCCAGATGGGTATTCAACAAATGTTAGGGAAAAAGTTGCAAAGCATTTAGGTGTTGATGAATCACAGATTATCTTCGGTAATGGTTCAGACGAAGTTATTCAAATCATTTGTCGATCGTACTTATCTGCTGGGAAAAATACAGTTTCAGCTTGGCCTACATTTTCGCAATATCGTCACAATGCAATTATTGAGGGAGCGGAGGTGCGTGAGGTGCCGCTGCAAAATGGTAAACATGACTTAGAAGGTATGCTTGCCTCAGTAGATAACGACACAAGCGTTGTTTGGGTGTGCAATCCCAACAACCCTTCCGGAACTTATGTAAATAATCAGGAACTTGTATCATTTTTAGATAAGATACCAAGTCATGTATTAGTTGTAATAGATGAGGCTTACTTTGAATATGTAACAGCAGAAGATTATCCAGAAACGATAAAGCTTTTAAAAAATTATCGTAATTTAATCATATTGAGAACCTTCTCGAAAGCTTATGGATTAGCGGCATTAAGGATTGGCTATGGTGTTGCTAGCAGTCAACTGATAAAAGAAATAGAACCAGCACGAGAGCCCTTTAATAATAATAAACTAGCACAAGCTGCAGCGGCTGCTGCAATGGAAGATCAAGAGTTTATCCTTGACTGTAAACGAAAAAACAAAGAGGGCTTAGAACAATATTATGCTTTTTGTTCAAAACATAATCTTTCCTATTATAAGTCTGAGGGGAATTTTATCTTAATTGATTTTAATAGACAAGGCGATGAAGTGTTTCAGTACTTATTAGAAAGAGGCTATATTGTTAGGTCAGGAAATGCTCTAGGTTTTCCGACTGCAATTAGAATTACAATAGGTACACAAGAACAAAATGAAGGAATTATTAGCACATTAACAGAGATGCTTGAAGAAAATAATGTAGTTTGTTAA
- the trpA gene encoding tryptophan synthase subunit alpha: MHKNMFIPFIVAGDPTPDATIDLALSLQEVGADVIEIGIPYSDPLADGPVIQRAAARSLKNGTTLRSSLELIGKMRKKGLKIPVVVFTYFNPVLQLGEESFFALAQENKVDGLLIPDLPFEESEDLRHACRENGIEFISMVAPTSISRIEKIATGAQGFLYCVSSLGVTGVRESLNTEVYSFLTQVKRFSKVPVVVGFGISTDSQVEALKDHCEGIVIGSAIVNKIEMLESRLLHEDTRKEALEEFSSYIGSIISPITRLGV; this comes from the coding sequence ATGCATAAAAATATGTTTATACCATTCATAGTAGCAGGCGACCCAACACCAGATGCTACCATTGATCTTGCATTATCATTGCAAGAAGTAGGAGCTGATGTTATTGAAATCGGTATACCTTATTCGGATCCACTTGCGGACGGCCCTGTTATTCAAAGAGCGGCGGCAAGATCATTGAAGAATGGAACTACTTTAAGGAGCTCGCTCGAATTAATCGGAAAAATGAGAAAAAAAGGGCTTAAAATTCCTGTTGTAGTCTTTACGTATTTCAATCCTGTGCTACAATTAGGAGAAGAATCCTTTTTCGCTTTAGCGCAAGAAAATAAAGTGGATGGCTTATTAATACCAGACCTACCTTTTGAAGAAAGTGAAGACCTTCGTCATGCATGCAGGGAGAACGGAATCGAATTCATATCAATGGTTGCACCAACTTCGATTAGCCGTATTGAGAAAATAGCAACAGGCGCGCAGGGCTTCCTTTATTGTGTTTCTTCTCTAGGTGTGACTGGAGTAAGGGAAAGTTTAAATACCGAAGTATATTCCTTCTTAACTCAGGTTAAAAGGTTCAGTAAAGTACCTGTAGTGGTTGGTTTTGGGATTTCAACTGATTCCCAAGTGGAAGCTTTAAAAGACCATTGTGAAGGGATCGTTATTGGTAGTGCGATTGTGAACAAAATTGAGATGCTCGAAAGTAGATTACTACATGAAGACACAAGAAAAGAGGCCCTTGAGGAGTTCAGTAGTTATATCGGCTCGATCATTTCACCTATTACTCGTTTAGGGGTGTAA
- a CDS encoding menaquinol-cytochrome c reductase cytochrome b/c subunit gives MHRGKGMKFVGDSRVPATRKPNIPKDYSEYPGKTEAFWPNFLLKEWMVGAVFLIGFLCLTVAHPSPLERVADPTDTAYIPLPDWYFLFLYQLLKYTYAAGPYTVVGALVMPGLAFGALLLAPFLDRSPERRPSKRPIATGLMLLGVAATIFLTWESVAQHDWEAAAEQGKLVEEVEFDAEAEGYKVLQANTCLTCHGENLTGNGALAPPLVNLQLTKEEIMNIAVNGTESGKMPAGLYTGTDEELEKLADFLVELGSGAE, from the coding sequence ATGCATCGTGGAAAAGGTATGAAATTTGTTGGGGATTCGCGTGTTCCTGCAACTCGTAAGCCTAACATTCCAAAAGATTATTCAGAGTATCCTGGGAAGACAGAAGCGTTCTGGCCTAACTTCTTACTAAAGGAATGGATGGTAGGTGCAGTTTTCTTAATTGGGTTCTTATGTTTAACAGTAGCCCATCCATCTCCGTTAGAGCGTGTAGCTGATCCTACAGATACAGCTTATATACCGCTACCTGACTGGTATTTCTTGTTCTTATACCAATTACTTAAATACACTTATGCTGCTGGTCCTTATACAGTTGTAGGTGCACTTGTAATGCCTGGTTTAGCATTTGGTGCGCTACTATTAGCACCATTTCTTGACCGTAGCCCTGAGCGTAGGCCTTCAAAGAGACCAATTGCAACAGGTTTAATGCTACTAGGAGTTGCTGCAACAATCTTTTTAACTTGGGAATCTGTTGCACAGCATGACTGGGAAGCAGCTGCTGAACAAGGAAAACTTGTTGAAGAAGTAGAATTTGATGCAGAAGCAGAAGGCTACAAAGTTCTTCAAGCAAATACTTGTTTAACCTGTCATGGTGAAAACCTAACAGGTAATGGAGCGCTTGCTCCACCTCTAGTTAACTTACAGTTAACTAAAGAGGAAATCATGAACATTGCTGTGAATGGTACAGAAAGCGGAAAAATGCCTGCTGGTCTATATACTGGAACTGATGAGGAGCTTGAAAAGCTTGCAGACTTCCTAGTAGAATTAGGTTCAGGTGCTGAATAA